A part of Leishmania braziliensis MHOM/BR/75/M2904 complete genome, chromosome 30 genomic DNA contains:
- a CDS encoding cytochrome p450-like protein, with protein MAAFSRLLGVQLPYVVEVVIFLTLAYATAHAFTSIMFARIHKFKMAGPLTATPFLGGVVTMIKDPYSFWERQRQYDPHGYSWLAILTQFVVFVTRTDLCHKIFAINGEDTLSLQLHPSGKVILGDNNIAFQSGPGHKALRSSFMNLFTTKALSLYLPIQEHLIHEHIGRWVKDYPWGGTPEEMRTHIRELNCETSQTVFLGEHLHNRTEFTRNYNTITHGFLSAPVYLPGTALYKAVQARKLAMVELQAAVRRSKARMAKPDAEPHCLLDFWTATVMEKVKEAEDEGEDAPAYASDHAMADTMLDFLFASQDASTASLTMITATMADHPEILERVRKEQDRLRPNNEPLTYDLVQEMTFTRQCVMEQLRLFPPAPMVPMKVHSDFQLDAKTVVPKGSMIIPSLVACCREGFTNPDTYDPDRMSAERQEDRKFAKQFIPFGVGPHRCVGYNYAINHLTVYLALIAHHAEWQRIRTPNSDKILYLPTLYPHDCLLTWRYRGGMEPKVEKVM; from the coding sequence ATGGCTGCGTTTAGTCGTCTTCTCGGTGTTCAGCTGCCGTATGTGGTAGAGGTGGTCATTTTCCTGACCCTCGCCTACGCCACAGCGCACGCGTTCACCAGCATTATGTTTGCGCGCATCCACAAGTTCAAGATGGCTGGCCCGCTGACAGCGACCCCGTTTCTCGGCGGGGTTGTTACCATGATCAAGGATCCCTACAGCTTCTGGGAGCGTCAGCGGCAATACGACCCGCACGGCTACAGCTGGCTGGCCATCCTCACGCAATTTGTCGTCTTCGTGACACGCACGGACCTGTGCCACAAGATCTTCGCTATCAACGGCGAGGATACTCTTAGCCTCCAGCTGCACCCCAGCGGCAAGGTGATTCTCGGCGACAACAACATTGCATTCCAGAGCGGCCCAGGACACAAGGCGTTGCGCTCTAGCTTTATGAACCTTTTCACTACCAAGGCCCTTTCCCTTTACTTGCCGATCCAAGAACACCTCATTCACGAGCATATAGGCCGCTGGGTGAAGGACTACCCGTGGGGTGGCACCCCGGAGGAgatgcgcacgcacatccGCGAGTTGAATTGCGAGACCTCGCAGACGGTGTTCCTTGGTGAACACCTTCACAACCGCACGGAGTTCACGCGCAACTACAACACCATCACCCAtggctttctctctgccccaGTGTACCTGCCTGGAACCGCGCTATACAAGGCGGTACAGGCCCGAAAGCTGGCTATGGTGGAACTTCAGGCTGCGGTGCGCCGCAGCAAGGCGCGCATGGCGAAGCCGGATGCCGAGCCACACTGCCTGCTCGACTTTTGGACAGCAACGGTGATGGAGAAAgtcaaggaggcggaggatgAAGGCGAAGACGCGCCGGCGTACGCGTCCGACCACGCTATGGCGGACACCATGCTCGACTTTCTCTTCGCTTCGCAGGATGCGTCGACTGCCAGCCTGACCATGATCACGGCGACAATGGCCGACCACCCGGAGATTCTGGAGCGTGTTCGCAAGGAGCAGGATCGCCTCCGCCCCAACAACGAGCCGCTGACGTACGACTTGGTGCAGGAGATGACGTTCACGCGTCAGTGCGTGAtggagcagctccgcctcttccccccaGCGCCGATGGTGCCCATGAAGGTCCACAGTGACTTCCAGTTGGATGCGAAGACGGTCGTGCCGAAGGGCAGTATGATCATTCCGTCGCTAGTGGCGTGCTGTCGAGAGGGCTTCACGAACCCCGATACGTACGACCCTGATCGCATGAGTGCCGAGCGCCAAGAGGACCGCAAGTTTGCGAAGCAGTTCATTCCATTCGGTGTGGGTCCGCACCGTTGTGTTGGGTACAACTACGCCATCAACCACCTCACTGTGTACCTCGCGCTCATCGCACATCACGCTGAGTGGCAGCGCATACGCACTCCTAATTCCGACAAGATTCTGTACCTGCCCACCTTGTATCCCCACGACTGCCTACTGACATGGCGCTATCGTGGAGGGATGGAGCCCAAGGTTGAGAAGGTTATGTag
- a CDS encoding putative mago nashi-like protein — MAEEKGVAAVSPAETVESQLYYVRYYSGHTGRYGNEFLEFEISDTGSLKYVNNSNYRNDFIIKKQARVSPAVLEEVKRLILRYAVCESDDERWPTPDRNGRQELEIHLGNTHISLVTNKLTSMADIPNSSETVGLVRFYNFVRDIKALIFALVSIHFKIKPI; from the coding sequence ATGGCGGAAGAGAAGGGTGTGGCTGCAGTCTCGCCGGCGGAGACGGTTGAGTCTCAGTTGTACTACGTACGGTATTACTCAGGGCATACGGGTCGCTACGGCAATGAGTTCCTCGAGTTTGAGATCTCCGATACTGGTTCCCTTAAGTACGTCAATAACAGCAACTACCGAAATGACTTCATTATCAAGAAGCAAGCTCGGGTCTCtccagcggtgctggaggaggtgaagaggcTTATTCTGCGGTACGCTGTGTGCGAAAGTGACGATGAGCGGTGGCCAACTCCGGATCGCAATGGGCGACAGGAGTTGGAGATTCACCTCGGCAACACCCACATATCGCTGGTGACGAACAAGTTGACGTCTATGGCCGACATCCCGAATAGTTCGGAGACCGTCGGTCTGGTGAGGTTCTACAACTTTGTGCGGGACATTAAGGCGCTTATCTTTGCGCTGGTCTCCATTCACTTTAAGATTAAACCGATCTAA
- a CDS encoding putative zinc finger-domain protein has translation MTFSVKGGNYSSSHPSPVMHPYVSPSLLPQSHGQQAPPSFSLGDEQYVGVPKRVGVDPTKYKTTICRNWEQTGTCNFRGCTFAHGVEELRAPLRPDGHTPVLRPQHLSPGNTPPLRSSQAPPPPPSSGHYTLEQLLDMLYKEVLHQRELVAVHVEANTTLEGMLRREQAQHGVSKRKLEEKTQQCELLAKELFARNQQLRNAADSSPEVKGLLDQWEAQLVSFSEADTKKDDAFYTAPATSSTDDGGETGKDYESARIEELLRALQQ, from the coding sequence ATGACTTTCTCCGTCAAAGGTGGCAACTACTCGTCGTCGCATCCCAGCCCTGTGATGCACCCCTACGTCTCGCCGTCCTTGCTGCCGCAGTCTCACGGACAGCAAGCGCCGCCATCGTTCTCCTTGGGGGACGAGCAGTACGTAGGGGTGCCGAAGCGTGTCGGTGTCGACCCCACCAAGTACAAAACAACCATCTGCCGCAACTGGGAGCAGACAGGGACATGCAACTTCCGCGGCTGCACCTTTGCCCACGGCGTCGAGGAACTCCGCGCGCCTTTACGGCCTGATGGGCACACACCGGTGCTGCgcccgcagcacctctctcctGGCAACACGCCTCCTCTGCGTTCCTCGcaggcaccgccgccgccgccttcgtcAGGCCACTACACACTCGAGCAGTTGCTAGATATGTTGTACAAAGAAGTCCTTCATCAGCGCGAGCTCGTGGCAGTGCACGTTGAAGCCAACACCACACTTGAGGGCATGCTGCGCCGTGAGCAGGCCCAGCATGGTGTGTCTAAGAGGAAGttggaggagaagacgcagcagtgcgagCTACTCGCAAAGGAACTGTTTGCCCGCAATCAGCAACTGCGTAATGCAGCGGATAGCTCTCCAGAGGTCAAAGGGTTGCTCGATCAATGggaggcgcagctggtgAGCTTCTCTGAGGCGGATACGAAGAAGGATGATGCATTTTACACCGCCCCCGCCACATCCTCAACTGATGACGGTGGGGAGACTGGAAAAGACTACGAGAGTGCGCGTATTGAGGAGCTACTACGTGCTTTGCAGCAGTGA
- a CDS encoding putative serine/threonine-protein kinase, giving the protein MGKSKKHGKPAKGVLKRGNKNDKCKRKAKFIDPASSVSRDVRESVEALVEEIEREELVVEPQPLIKAKKKRQELVEKESVLFKSGMTKEQGHTITNKLQQQGTTHRSEGEGDEESNDGDGGGTEEDYSDTANEPSREYRKGGYHHVVIGEVYNNRYRVVKKLGWGYFSTVWLVWDYHKERYQAMKIQKSAASYSEAAYDEIKLLTEIMEADPHKTRCCARLNDYFKHTGPNGTHVCMLFDVYGENLLSLMERYEYRGIPLPIVKCIARQVLIGLDHINSIDIIHTDLKPENVLLSTPKHSIISLMKHFHPPPLHQRPKLTERDPKTMTKSQRRRYYKKLAKEERKTLLCEKDGEHTSRGDERGTNENGDTDSELSKTDPEWEVERFHHVILADFGNSCWTYKQFTDEVQTRQYRCPEVILGESYSTSIDIWSCACMIFELITGQFLFDPKKGDDYSRDEDHLALMSELLGDLPESMRLGDGKYRSHYYNSKGVLRNIKDLQYWILEDVLHQRHKFTKKKAKEIADFLLPMLKYSPDTRATPAAMLRDHDAFFDIQEDDYAPLCFVDEGGDDEEGSASDDEEETDSDSSLDSYSSSYSSERKANRSRQLNNGADRSEAFRYWEEHPILNRTYLEERGLTIADVQSVLAGNFLDDAATHKAAAEVIRLLSEEADRLSSDRGSAGDEADNEDEDDSSDDDKESTQDSEKPVEVAVGGVACSNHGVEEGKADSTDKEDEESDDGTD; this is encoded by the coding sequence ATGGGGAAGTCAAAGAAGCACGGTAAACCAGCAAAAGGTGTATTGAAGAGGGGAAACAAGAATGACAAGTGCAAGCGCAAGGCTAAGTTCATAGATCCTGCAAGCAGCGTAAGTCGCGATGTGCGTGAAAGCGTGGAGGCCCTCGTTGAAGAAATCGAGCGCGAGGAGCTGGTGGTGGAGCCGCAGCCCCTTATcaaggcaaagaagaagcgacAGGAGCTGGTCGAAAAGGAGAGCGTCCTCTTTAAAAGCGGCATGACAAAGGAGCAGGGGCACACGATCACCAACAAactccagcagcagggcaCAACGCACCGTAGTGAGGGCGAGGGCGACGAAGAGagcaacgacggcgacggcggtggcactgAGGAAGACTACAGTGACACGGCAAACGAGCCCTCTCGTGAGTACCGCAAGGGCGGCTACCACCACGTAGTCATTGGTGAAGTCTACAACAACCGCTACCGCGTCGTCAAGAAGCTAGGCTGGGGCTACTTCTCTACGGTGTGGCTGGTGTGGGACTACCACAAGGAGCGTTACCAGGCAATGAAGATTCAGAAATCGGCGGCAAGCTACAGCGAGGCCGCCTACGATGAGATCAAACTGCTCACGGAGATTATGGAAGCAGACCCGCACAAGACTCGTTGTTGTGCTCGCTTGAACGACTACTTCAAGCACACGGGGCCGAACGGGACGCACGTTTGCATGCTCTTTGACGTGTACGGCGAGAACTTGCTCTCCCTGATGGAGCGCTACGAGTACCGCGGTATTCCTCTACCCATTGTCAAGTGCATTGCGCGGCAGGTGCTCATTGGGCTTGACCACATCAACTCTATTGACATCATCCACACAGACCTGAAGCCAGAGAATGTACTCTTATCCACCCCGAAGCACTCTATAATATCGCTGATGAAGCACtttcaccctcctcccctgcaTCAGCGCCCAAAGCTTACGGAGCGCGACCCCAAGACCATGACAAAGTCACAGCGAAGGCGCTACTACAAGAAGCTGGCAAAGGAGGAACGAaagacgctgctgtgcgagAAGGATGGCGAGCATACATCTAGAGGCGACGAGCGCGGCACGAACGAGAACGGGGATACGGATTCAGAGTTGAGCAAGACGGATCCGGAGTGGGAGGTCGAGCGTTTTCACCACGTCATCCTCGCCGACTTTGGTAATAGCTGCTGGACATACAAACAATTCACAGACGAGGTGCAGACACGGCAGTATCGCTGCCCGGAGGTCATTCTAGGCGAGTCGTACTCTACTTCAATCGACATTTGGTCTTGCGCCTGCATGATTTTCGAGCTCATTACGGGTCAGTTCCTTTTCGACCCAAAGAAGGGCGATGACTACTCGCGCGATGAGGATCACCTGGCTCTGATGAGCGAGCTTCTCGGTGATCTGCCGGAGAGCATGCGACTGGGCGACGGCAAGTACCGAAGCCACTACTACAACTCCAAAGGAGTCTTGCGCAACATTAAAGATCTGCAGTACTGGATCCTAGAGGATGTACTGCATCAGCGGCACAAGTtcacgaaaaaaaaggcaaaggagaTCGCCGACTTCCTGCTACCCATGCTCAAGTACTCCCCCGACACCCGCGCCACCCCCGCCGCGATGCTGCGCGATCACGACGCCTTCTTTGATATCCAGGAGGATGACTACGCACCGCTGTGCTTTGTTGATGAGGGGGGTGACGACGAAGAAGGCTCTGCTTCGgacgacgaagaggaaaCTGACAGTGATAGCTCTTTGGATTCCTACTCGTCCTCCTATTCCAGCGAACGGAAAGCGAATCGCTCCCGGCAGCTGAACAACGGTGCCGACCGCTCTGAGGCCTTCCGGTACTGGGAGGAGCATCCGATTCTGAACCGCACCTACCTAGAGGAACGAGGGTTGACCATTGCTGACGTTCAGTCAGTTCTCGCCGGGAACTTCTTAGACGACGCCGCAACCCATAAGGCTGCCGCGGAGGTGATTCGTCTGCTCTCAGAGGAGGCGGACCGTCTCTCGAGCGAccgtggcagcgctggagaTGAGGCGGATAatgaggacgaggacgacagcagcgatgaTGACAAGGAATCCACGCAGGACTCTGAGAAGCCAGTTGAGGTGGCTGTGGGTGGCGTGGCTTGTAGCAACCATGGCGTTGAAGAAGGCAAGGCGGACTCTACAGATAAAGAAGATGAAGAGAGTGACGACGGCACTGACTAG
- a CDS encoding 40S ribosomal protein S14, producing MSKKQEVKEYGPNVKKGELVYGVVHIFASFNDTFVHVTDMSGRETYVKVTGGMKVKADRDESSPYAAMMAAQDVVARCKECGINALHVKMRAVGGVRTKSPGPGAQAALRALARAGMKIGRIEDVTPIPTDSTRRKGSRRGRRL from the coding sequence ATGTCCAAGAAGCAGGAAGTTAAGGAGTACGGCCCGAACGTGAAGAAGGGCGAACTTGTTTACGGCGTCGTGCACATCTTCGCTTCCTTCAATGACACGTTCGTGCACGTGACGGACATGTCAGGCCGCGAAACGTACGTGAAGGTCACAGGTGGTATGAAGGTGAAGGCCGATCGCGATGAGTCTTCTCCCTACGCTGCCATGATGGCCGCCCAGGACGTCGTGGCTCGCTGCAAGGAGTGCGGCATCAATGCCCTGCACGTCAAGATGCGCGCCGTCGGTGGAGTGCGCACCAAGTCCCCTGGCCCTGGCGCCCAGGCCGCCCTCCGCGCACTCGCCCGTGCTGGCATGAAGATTGGCCGCATCGAGGATGTCACACCGATTCCGACCGACTCCACCCGCCGCAAGGGATCCCGCCGTGGTCGCCGCCTCTAA
- a CDS encoding putative ATP synthase, epsilon chain has protein sequence MFRFCGRRLVGRTLPLLADHHELPEAFEFMEHKVIDKDIHSAYENMDTLRLTITRQDEFLFKEAPVKCVTVMGVNGENGVYPSHAYKITQLAPAPLTVEMTDGTVEKFFTSGGFAHINNEGSCDINCVECIPLSELDVDAAEKALAQQQSALSSAYDEKAKAVVEIRISVLESVLQSLKHM, from the coding sequence ATGTTCCGGTTCTGTGGCCGTCGCTTGGTGGGGCGTACGTTGCCCCTGCTCGCCGATCATCACGAGCTACCTGAGGCATTTGAGTTCATGGAGCACAAGGTTATAGACAAGGATATCCACTCCGCCTACGAGAATATGGATACACTGCGCCTCACCATCACCCGCCAGGACGAATTTCTCTTCAAGGAGGCGCCTGTTAAGTGCGTCACGGTCATGGGCGTTAACGGCGAGAACGGAGTGTACCCCAGTCACGCGTACAAAATCACGCAGCTGGCACCGGCGCCACTGACGGTGGAGATGACGGACGGTACGGTGGAAAAGTTCTTTACAAGCGGCGGTTTTGCCCACATCAACAACGAAGGTTCCTGTGATATTAACTGCGTGGAGTGCATCCCACTCTCTGAGCTTGATGTCGATGCCGCAGAGAaggcgctcgcgcagcagcaatcAGCTTTGAGTAGTGCCTATGAcgagaaggcgaaggcggTCGTTGAGATTCGCATCAGCGTGCTCGAGTCGGTCCTTCAGAGCCTCAAGCACATGTAA
- the CYC7 gene encoding putative CYC2-like protein — protein MSLRVRPYKTSAQTRLAEIVAAYVQHLMDLQASGCAEAILDGSVIPPPNAQYSSHDFFCAAHAPPISVKKYTARLVTYMHCSPEVFVFAVAYLRRLVLNGFPVHIRSIHRLLLTAVLVALKYRDDIYYHTSFYAEVGGVTPKDLCIMEMRFLFDLIRFEGEVSLADYHTVIRDITRVAEGHMIVKSISTESETCSQCDTSASTFTTSTPGDLGCLHETSDTCAHAWTRECKVFWGP, from the coding sequence ATGTCGTTGAGAGTTCGCCCGTACAAGACGTCGGCACAGACTCGCTTGGCCGAGATCGTCGCTGCTTATGTTCAGCACCTGATGGATTTGCAGGCATCTGGCTGTGCTGAGGCCATCCTTGACGGATCTGTGATTCCCCCGCCGAACGCCCAGTACTCTTCGCACGACTTCTTTTGcgcggcacacgcgccacCGATTTCGGTGAAGAAGTATACGGCTCGCCTGGTGACTTACATGCACTGCTCACCCGAGGTATTTGTGTTTGCCGTTGCCTACCTGCGGCGGCTCGTGCTTAACGGATTCCCGGTGCACATACGGTCGATTCATCGTCTGCTGCTAACAGCCGTCTTGGTCGCACTCAAGTATCGAGACGACATATACTACCACACGAGCTTCTACGCTGAGGTTGGTGGCGTTACACCGAAGGACTTGTGCATAATGGAAATGCGTTTTCTCTTCGATCTCATCCGCTTCGAAGGCGAGGTTTCTCTAGCAGATTATCACACTGTCATAAGGGACATTACGCGCGTGGCCGAGGGACATATGATAGTAAAGAGTATAAGCACCGAGTCGGAGACGTGCAGCCAATGCGACACCTCTGCCAGTACCTTCACTACCTCGACGCCAGGCGATCTTGGCTGTCTGCACGAGACGAGTGACACGTGTGCACACGCCTGGACACGCGAATGCAAAGTATTTTGGGGCCCCTAa
- a CDS encoding putative ribosomal protein L15, with translation MGAFMYLNELWKKKSSDVMRFIQRIRSWEYRHQHTVVRLRRPTRPEKARMLGYKTKQGFCVFRVRVRRGGRKRPAHKGITYGKPKTSGVLGMKLNKNNQAVAEQRLGKRFGNLRVLNSYWVNMDSTFKWYEVIAVDPMCKTIRRDPRINWIVNSVHKHREQRGLTSAGRKHRGLRHKGHKASKLRPSYRAAWRRNNRIVFLRKR, from the coding sequence ATGGGTGCATTCATGTACTTGAACGAGCTGTGGAAGAAGAAGTCTTCCGATGTGATGCGCTTCATCCAGCGTATCCGTTCGTGGGAGTACCGTCACCAGCATACGgtggtgcgcctgcgccgccccaCGCGCCCGGAGAAGGCCCGCATGCTTGGCTACAAGACGAAGCAGGGCTTCTGCGTGTtccgcgtgcgcgtgcgccgtGGTGGCCGCAAACGTCCAGCCCACAAAGGTATCACATACGGTAAGCCGAAGACCAGCGGTGTGCTCGGCATGAAGCTGAACAAGAACAACCAAGCCGTTGCGGAGCAGCGTCTGGGCAAGCGCTTCGGCAACCTACGCGTGCTGAACTCGTACTGGGTGAATATGGACTCCACGTTCAAGTGGTATGAGGTCATTGCCGTAGACCCGATGTGCAAGACCATCCGCCGCGATCCCCGCATCAACTGGATCGTCAACTCTGTGCACAAGCACCGTGAGCAGCGCGGTCTGACCTCTGCTGGCCGCAAGCACCGTGGTCTGCGTCACAAGGGCCACAAGGCCTCCAAGCTGCGCCCGTCATACCGcgctgcgtggcgccgcAACAACCGCAttgtgtttctgcgcaaGCGTTAA
- a CDS encoding putative V-type ATPase, C subunit, translated as MPVEAEVLPTPTRLPPDDALYVVGSLTRYILIVVIVLFGIIPALCGTVFPPFSALWSILASVSPYVWASMGTGIGIALSILGAAWGILTSGASISGAAIRAPEIRSKNLISIIFCEAVAIYGVILAIIMMGKIQASNLSVGSNGTYTYETIAGGYTLFAAGIAVGIGNMACGISVGIVGSSCAIADAHSSSLFVKVLVIEIFASALGIFAVITGILMAQKVQMQ; from the coding sequence ATGCCGGTGGAGGCGGAAGTGCTTCCGACGCCAACGCGTCTGCCGCCCGATGACGCACTGTATGTGGTGGGGAGCCTCACCCGGTATATCCTCATCGTCGTAATTGTTCTTTTTGGCATCATCCCTGCCCTCTGTGGCACTgtcttcccccccttctcaGCGCTGTGGAGCATCCTGGCGTCTGTGTCGCCATATGTGTGGGCCTCGATGGGGACCGGCATCGGCATCGCGCTCTCCATTCTCGGCGCCGCATGGGGCATTCTAACAAGTGGTGCGTCGATCAGCGGTGCGGCTATCCGGGCTCCAGAAATCCGGAGCAAGAACCTCATCTCCATAATTTTCTGCGAGGCCGTGGCGATCTACGGTGTTATTCTTGCCATCATCATGATGGGCAAGATACAGGCGAGCAATTTATCCGTCGGTAGCAACGGCACCTACACCTATGAGACCATCGCCGGCGGCTACACCCTCTTCGCTGCCGGCATCGCGGTAGGCATCGGTAACATGGCGTGCGGTATCTCGGTTGGCATTGTCGGAAGCAGTTGTGCTATTGCCGatgcgcacagcagcagcttatTTGTGAAGGTGCTCGTGATTGAGATTTTCGCTTCGGCGCTTGGTATCTTTGCGGTCATTACGGGCATTCTGATGGCACAGAAGGTTCAAATGCAGTAG